Genomic segment of Kiritimatiellaceae bacterium:
TGCCGGTCAGCTCGGCTTCATCGCGGCTCAATAAAACGCAAGCGCGGTCGTTTGCCATCAGAATCCGGTCGTCGGCATCCAGCAGCAGAAGACCGGTTTTGACATTTTTGAAAATGATCTTGGTTATGTCCCGGAATTGTTTTTCTTTTTTACTGATATAGTCGCACCGGCGGGAGACGTAGGCGCTGGCGATGCCGAAGAAGATAAAAATGGCAATGCGCAACGCCATGGCCCCTGAGGTATCAATGAGTTCCTGCGCGGCGGTTTCGGCCGGGTACTGAACCAGAATGTTTTGAGACATCAGCAGGATTACCAGCGTATAGGAAATAATGGCAAGAATAGTAATCTGAATGGTCTGTTTTAGCGGTAGAATAATGCCGGCCGAAAGAATGATCAGAGGATACAGCAGAATCAGGAAGTCGTTTTGGAGGCCGCCGGCGAAATAAACCAGACCGGAGACGAATACCAGATCTACCAGAAACTGCAACGGGGCCAGCCGCCGCATCCGGTCTTGGTTGCGCATCCAGAGCGAGTAGGGGATGGTGATGATGTATGCAAAGGCGATGAATGCGTAAAACGCGATGCTGTCTTGGCGCAGTATGAAAGACAGGACAATAAGAAATCCGCTGATGGTGACCAGGCGTGCTCCGAGCAGGCCCATCATAGTCGTCCATGGCACAGCCCGAATATCTTCCTCCTGCCGGATATTTTTCATAGCGGAATTTTTCCTACATCACCACTTCGGTCATCTTGAAAATCGGCATAAACATGGCCAGCACGATTCCGCCGATCATCACCCCGATCACAACCATCAGCAGAGGCTCGAGCATTGAGGTGAGGCCTTCGAGCATGGTGTCGACTTCTTCCTGATAAAACTGGGACAGCTTGGTGAGCATTTCTTCCATTTTGCCGGTTTGTTCCCCGGCAGAAAGCATATGGATGAGCATGCTGGGAAACTCTTTATTGCTTTTGAGTGTTTCGGAGATGGTTTTCCCCTGTTCGACACTGGCGCGCGCGTCCAAAATCGCCTTGCCAATCACTTTGTTGCCGGTGGCCACGCCGACGATAGACATGGCTTGAATAATCGGCACGCCACTCGACATCAGTTGAGCGAAGGTTGATGCGAAGCGTGTGATGGCGATTTTCCGGGCCAGTTTTCCGAGCAGTGGAAACCGCAACCGGACGGCGTCCACTACGTAGCCGCCCCTTTCAGTTCTAACGTAGCGGCGCAGGCTGTAGATTGAGACGCCGATGGCGGATAGAACGATGTACCAGTAATCGCGGATAAAGTTGCTGGTATTCAGAAGCATTTGTGTCGGACCGGGCAGTTTGGCGCCGAATCCGGCAAACATCTTAGCGAATGTCGGCACGATACCGACGATCAGGCCGACCGAAATGATCAGTGCTACGCAGATAACAACCGTCGGGTACATCATGGCGGACTTCACTTTGGCGCGCAATCGATTGGAAGCTTCCAAAAAAGTGGCCACGCGTTCGCAGGTTTCCGCCAGCATACCACCCGTTTCACCGGCACGCATCATGTTAACGTAAAGCTCATCGAAAATCTGCGGGTATTCGCTCAGCGAATCGGAATACATAGAGCCGCCCTCAACATTCACCCGTACTCCGGCAAGCACCGCACGGAAGTTTTTACTTTCGGTCTGTTCCTCCAGCGCAACGATGGATTGCACCAGCGGCATCCCCGACGAGAGCATTGCCGCCATTTGGCGGGAGTACATTGGAACCTCCTTCAGCCGGATTTTCCGGGAGCCGCTCACTTTTTTACTTACTGTTTTTTTTGCAGTTGCCATAACAAGTTCCTGATTACCCAGTGGTTACTCTCAAAATTTCATCAATCGTTGTTATTCCGTCGCGCACCCGGGAAAGGCCGGTTTCCCGCAAGCTCTTCATGCCGTTACGGACAGCCACTTCCCGCAGGGCGCTCGCCTCTGATGTTTCGAGAATCTTCGCCCGGAGTTCATCGTTCAGCAGCAAAATTTCCATGATTGCACCGCGGCCCTTATAGCCCAGTCCGCTGCACTTCGGGCACCCTTTGGCGGCGAAAAAGGTGGTGTCCTTAAACTGGTCTGGATCGAGACGATTGAAACTCAGCGTTTTTTCCGGAATTTGAATGGCCTGTTTGCAGAAAGGGCAGAGTTTGCGGTAAAGACGTTGCGCCTGCGTCATCACCAGCGATGACGAAAGCATGAACGGCTCGATGCCCATGTATGCCATACGGGCAATCGCGCCGGCGGCATCGTTGGTGTGTAGCGTGCTGATCACCAAATGTCCCGTCAATGCGGCCTGTACCGCGATGGAGGCGGTTTCGTTGTCGCGAATTTCACCGATCATCACAATATCGGGATCCTGACGCAGAATGGAACGTAAGCCGGCGGCGAACGTCAGGCCGACTTCGGGGCGCGCCTGAACCTGGTTGATTCCCTGAAGCTGATATTCTACCGGGTCTTCCACGGTGATGATATTCACATCCTCGGTGTTCAACTCCTGCAACGCCGAATAAAGAGTCGTTGTTTTGCCGGAACCGGTCGGGCCGGTGACCAGCAACATGCCGTGCGGTTTGGCAATGGCGAATTTCAGATCCTCCAGAGCCTTTTGCTCCAGACCAAGTGACTCCAGATTGGGGGCGAGCGCGGTTTTGTCCAGAATACGCATCACGATTTTCTCGCCGTGTACGGTCGGTAGATAACTGATGCGTAAATCCACCTCTTTGCCCAGCGCCTTGATCTTAAAACGGCCGTCCTGCGGAATGCGCCGTTCTGCAATGTCGAGGTTCGACATGATTTTGATACGCGACGAGATCGCCGATTGGACACTTTTAGGCGGACTGGGGTTTTCGTAAAGCACACCATCCACACGGTAACGAAGACGAATCTTATTTTCCATCGGCTCAATGTGGATGTCGCTGGCGTGTTTACGGAGAGCTTCGATCAGAATCGAATTGACGATGCGCACAACCGGAGCATCCGAGGCGCTTTCCAGCATTTCTTCGAGATTGTCTGCGCTGGTTGCGTCGCGACCGACTTCCAGCTCACTGTCGTCCTCCATGTCTTTGAGGATGTCCTCTAGCCCGATCGACCCATCCTTTGCCGAGACATCCAGTACGCCAAGGATATCCCGCGGGTCGGCAATCACCGAAAATATCTGATACTCGATCTGCGTCTTGAGGTTTTCAATCCCCATAATATTGAAGGGGTCTCCCGTGGCGACGGTGAGCAGTTTGCCGGTTTTGCACAGGGGCAGCATTTTCAGCTGCGCCCAGGTTGCGCGCGGCAGCATTTCAACCAGCGACCGGTCGACTTGAAAGCCATCGAGACTGATCGGCGTCATTTCCAGATACTCAGCCTTGGCCAGCAGCAGCACCGGCGCGGGCACTGCGCCCTGCGTAACCAGCACTTCTTCGAGCGGGATTCCGGTTTTTTCGGACTCGGCCCTGGCTGTCTTTATTGCTTCTTCCGGAACCGGGAAGCGGTCAAAGAGAATCCCTGTCAGAGTTCTGTAGGCTTTATCGCTCATAATTTTACTTCGCAATTGTTGTCGCAGCAGAAACGGTGCCAAGTACGCGGCTACGATAGACTTTCCAATCATTGGAAACAAGCAGGGAGATGACGGAGAATTGAAATAACGGGGTGGCAGGATGTGTTCC
This window contains:
- a CDS encoding type II secretion system F family protein, encoding MYSRQMAAMLSSGMPLVQSIVALEEQTESKNFRAVLAGVRVNVEGGSMYSDSLSEYPQIFDELYVNMMRAGETGGMLAETCERVATFLEASNRLRAKVKSAMMYPTVVICVALIISVGLIVGIVPTFAKMFAGFGAKLPGPTQMLLNTSNFIRDYWYIVLSAIGVSIYSLRRYVRTERGGYVVDAVRLRFPLLGKLARKIAITRFASTFAQLMSSGVPIIQAMSIVGVATGNKVIGKAILDARASVEQGKTISETLKSNKEFPSMLIHMLSAGEQTGKMEEMLTKLSQFYQEEVDTMLEGLTSMLEPLLMVVIGVMIGGIVLAMFMPIFKMTEVVM
- the tadA gene encoding Flp pilus assembly complex ATPase component TadA translates to MSDKAYRTLTGILFDRFPVPEEAIKTARAESEKTGIPLEEVLVTQGAVPAPVLLLAKAEYLEMTPISLDGFQVDRSLVEMLPRATWAQLKMLPLCKTGKLLTVATGDPFNIMGIENLKTQIEYQIFSVIADPRDILGVLDVSAKDGSIGLEDILKDMEDDSELEVGRDATSADNLEEMLESASDAPVVRIVNSILIEALRKHASDIHIEPMENKIRLRYRVDGVLYENPSPPKSVQSAISSRIKIMSNLDIAERRIPQDGRFKIKALGKEVDLRISYLPTVHGEKIVMRILDKTALAPNLESLGLEQKALEDLKFAIAKPHGMLLVTGPTGSGKTTTLYSALQELNTEDVNIITVEDPVEYQLQGINQVQARPEVGLTFAAGLRSILRQDPDIVMIGEIRDNETASIAVQAALTGHLVISTLHTNDAAGAIARMAYMGIEPFMLSSSLVMTQAQRLYRKLCPFCKQAIQIPEKTLSFNRLDPDQFKDTTFFAAKGCPKCSGLGYKGRGAIMEILLLNDELRAKILETSEASALREVAVRNGMKSLRETGLSRVRDGITTIDEILRVTTG